In Saccharomonospora marina XMU15, one genomic interval encodes:
- the sigM gene encoding RNA polymerase sigma factor SigM → MTAPAPTDADLIAAHTAGDPHAFNELVRRHRDRMWAVALRTVRDPEEAADALQDAFISAFRAAANFRAESQVTTWLHRIVVNACLDRVRRRQARPTVPLPENGGNEPAVPRDSMAERETRLVIRQALDELPEEQRVPIVLVDVEGYSVAETARMLDIAEGTVKSRCARGRAKLAKLLGHLRNPGSEGDVPTHESKSGEGR, encoded by the coding sequence GTGACCGCACCAGCGCCCACCGATGCCGATCTGATCGCGGCCCACACGGCTGGGGACCCGCATGCCTTCAACGAACTCGTCCGGCGGCACCGGGACAGGATGTGGGCAGTCGCGCTGCGCACGGTGAGGGACCCGGAGGAAGCGGCGGACGCGCTGCAGGACGCGTTCATATCGGCGTTTCGCGCCGCCGCGAACTTCAGGGCCGAGTCCCAGGTGACGACGTGGCTGCACCGGATCGTCGTGAACGCGTGCCTGGACAGGGTGCGCAGGCGGCAGGCGAGACCTACCGTGCCGTTGCCGGAGAACGGCGGCAACGAGCCCGCCGTTCCTCGTGACTCGATGGCGGAACGAGAGACGAGGCTGGTCATCAGGCAGGCCCTCGACGAGCTTCCCGAGGAGCAGCGCGTGCCGATCGTGCTGGTGGATGTCGAAGGCTACTCGGTCGCGGAGACGGCGCGGATGCTCGACATCGCGGAAGGAACCGTGAAGAGCAGGTGTGCCCGAGGACGCGCCAAACTGGCCAAACTTCTGGGGCATCTGCGGAACCCCGGTAGCGAGGGTGACGTCCCAACTCACGAAAGCAAATCCGGGGAGGGACGATGA
- a CDS encoding protein kinase family protein: MGIRTRGGSLAPGGVVGDGRYRLLAQFGIDERAGAHLWRARDGQLRRDVALTMLVGDPADAEAARRGRRTLERAAHAAKFSHPGVARVLDVLSLGNGISSSEGLLGIVVAEWTKGTDLVDLVADRPVEPATAARMVQALAESVEQAHQSGLVLGIDHPQRLRMTPNGKLRLAFPGPLPETTLRDDVKALGAVLYLLLTGRWALEGGPPALPAAPRSPGGRVVPARAVVPRVPEELSALAVRTIEDGGQGGIRTSAAILRVLEKVAEDAERTQLIKQSGQEGDSDVDSDGAVWTTKKPVKDARSRRRLALGVTVLVVAAVGILAWLGMMAISFFQDDPSASGPPVNLAEQTATRQPQSPQQSKPPPAPKVTTGNPVPPSDIDVYNPEGDGDGVAEAPYAIDGDATTTWRTDEYRQQFPAFKSGVGLVATFDEPINLSKVRITADSPGTSVEVRVADSADADLDETRVVASGNLEGSQTELSLSQPTQAQYVIVWVTRLSGQEPEYASEFGELLFLPAR, translated from the coding sequence GTGGGCATCCGTACACGTGGTGGGTCGCTGGCGCCCGGCGGGGTCGTCGGCGACGGCCGCTACCGGCTGCTCGCCCAGTTCGGTATCGACGAGCGCGCAGGCGCTCACCTGTGGCGAGCCAGGGACGGACAGCTGCGTCGCGACGTCGCGCTCACCATGCTCGTCGGAGATCCCGCGGACGCCGAGGCCGCCAGGCGGGGAAGGCGCACGCTGGAGCGGGCCGCTCACGCGGCCAAGTTCAGTCATCCGGGTGTGGCCCGGGTGCTCGACGTGCTGTCGCTGGGCAACGGCATCAGCTCCAGCGAGGGATTGCTCGGCATCGTGGTCGCCGAGTGGACGAAAGGCACAGACCTCGTCGATCTCGTCGCGGATCGACCAGTCGAGCCCGCCACCGCCGCGCGGATGGTGCAAGCGCTTGCCGAGTCGGTCGAGCAGGCCCACCAGTCCGGCCTCGTGCTGGGTATCGACCACCCGCAGCGGCTGCGGATGACGCCGAACGGCAAGCTGCGCCTCGCCTTCCCCGGGCCGCTCCCCGAAACCACACTGCGCGATGACGTCAAGGCACTCGGCGCGGTGCTGTACCTGCTGCTCACCGGACGCTGGGCGCTGGAGGGTGGTCCACCCGCCCTGCCCGCCGCACCTCGTTCCCCCGGTGGAAGGGTCGTGCCCGCCCGCGCCGTGGTTCCCAGGGTCCCCGAGGAGCTGTCGGCCCTCGCGGTGCGCACCATCGAGGACGGGGGCCAGGGCGGCATCCGCACCAGCGCCGCGATCCTGCGGGTGCTCGAAAAGGTGGCCGAGGACGCCGAGCGCACCCAGCTCATCAAACAGAGCGGGCAGGAAGGCGATTCCGACGTCGACTCCGACGGCGCGGTGTGGACCACCAAGAAACCGGTGAAGGACGCGCGAAGCCGCAGAAGGCTGGCGCTCGGCGTGACCGTGCTGGTCGTCGCCGCGGTCGGCATCCTGGCCTGGCTCGGCATGATGGCGATCAGCTTCTTCCAGGACGACCCTTCGGCGAGCGGACCTCCGGTTAATCTGGCGGAGCAGACCGCAACGCGGCAACCGCAATCACCGCAGCAGAGCAAGCCCCCTCCCGCTCCCAAGGTCACGACGGGCAACCCGGTGCCGCCGAGCGACATCGACGTGTACAACCCCGAAGGTGACGGCGACGGCGTCGCCGAGGCGCCATACGCGATCGACGGCGACGCCACCACGACCTGGCGTACCGACGAGTACCGCCAGCAGTTCCCGGCCTTCAAGAGCGGGGTCGGCCTCGTCGCGACCTTCGACGAGCCGATCAACCTTTCGAAGGTGCGGATCACCGCGGACAGCCCTGGCACCTCGGTGGAGGTCCGGGTCGCCGACAGCGCCGACGCCGACCTCGACGAGACCAGGGTGGTCGCTTCGGGAAACCTCGAAGGCAGCCAGACCGAGCTCTCGCTGTCGCAGCCGACGCAGGCGCAGTACGTCATCGTGTGGGTGACAAGGCTGTCCGGTCAGGAGCCCGAGTACGCCTCCGAGTTCGGTGAACTGCTGTTCCTACCCGCGCGGTGA
- the trxB gene encoding thioredoxin-disulfide reductase — protein sequence MAEEQVRNLIIVGSGPAGYTAAVYAARAQLEPLVFEGSQYGGALMTTTEVENYPGFRSGIQGPELMEEMREQAKTFGADLRAEDVEELDVVGQVKYVTAGGKRYAAKAVILAMGAAARYLGVPGEQELLGRGVSACATCDGFFFRDQDIAVVGGGDSAMEEATFLTKFARTVTIVHRREEFRASKIMLERARANEKIRWKLNSQVAEVLGDGKVSGLRLKDTVTGEESTLDVTGFFVAIGHDPRSQLVRGQVDLDDEGYVLTKGRTSYTNVEGVFAAGDLVDHIYRQAVTAAGSGCSAAIDAERWLAENAGVEEAAEASELVGGGYAARAN from the coding sequence GTGGCTGAAGAGCAAGTCCGTAACCTGATCATCGTGGGGTCAGGTCCGGCCGGGTACACGGCCGCCGTGTACGCGGCGCGTGCCCAACTGGAGCCGTTGGTGTTCGAGGGCTCGCAGTACGGCGGCGCGCTCATGACGACGACCGAGGTGGAGAACTACCCAGGCTTTCGGTCCGGCATCCAGGGCCCCGAGCTCATGGAAGAGATGCGCGAGCAGGCCAAGACGTTCGGTGCCGATCTGCGGGCCGAGGACGTCGAGGAACTCGACGTGGTGGGCCAGGTCAAGTACGTCACGGCGGGCGGCAAGCGGTACGCCGCGAAAGCGGTGATCCTGGCCATGGGCGCGGCAGCGCGCTACCTCGGCGTGCCCGGTGAGCAGGAGCTGCTCGGGCGCGGTGTGTCGGCGTGCGCCACCTGTGACGGGTTCTTCTTCCGTGACCAGGACATCGCCGTGGTCGGTGGTGGTGACTCCGCGATGGAGGAGGCCACCTTCCTCACCAAGTTCGCCCGCACCGTCACGATCGTGCACCGGCGCGAGGAGTTCCGCGCCTCCAAGATCATGCTGGAGCGTGCGCGCGCGAACGAGAAGATCCGGTGGAAGCTGAACTCGCAAGTCGCCGAGGTGCTCGGTGACGGCAAGGTCTCCGGGCTGCGGCTGAAGGACACCGTCACCGGCGAGGAATCGACCCTGGATGTCACCGGGTTCTTCGTCGCCATCGGCCACGACCCCCGTAGTCAGCTGGTGCGTGGCCAGGTCGACCTCGACGACGAGGGCTACGTACTCACCAAGGGCCGCACGTCCTACACCAACGTCGAGGGCGTCTTCGCGGCAGGCGACCTTGTCGACCACATCTACCGGCAGGCCGTCACGGCCGCCGGATCGGGTTGCTCGGCGGCCATCGACGCGGAACGGTGGCTGGCGGAGAACGCCGGTGTGGAGGAAGCTGCCGAGGCGTCCGAACTGGTGGGCGGCGGCTACGCGGCCCGCGCGAACTGA
- the murJ gene encoding murein biosynthesis integral membrane protein MurJ, which translates to MFIPRRVPPGARWPAADPDVLRPYDELATRMMPRIAAEPIGERLPEVQLERPKAGAEQAPSLARSSGRMAIATLTSRITGFAWKVMLAWVATLGVLYDSFTVANTLPLIINELLLGGVLTSVVVPLLVRSQDDDDGGEAYTQRLLTMAITVLGIGAIVSTAAAPWLTALLMNDTGDANPQLATWFAYLLLPGLLFYGLFAVLSAILNAKQIFGPAQWAPVVNNLVIFATIGAFALVPGDPTIVPTQMSDPQVLVLGIGVLTAMVAQALFLLPPLRRSGFRFQWRWGIDDRLKEFGGLALWILGYVAVSQVGMVINTRVLTAGAAGGPSIYSNAWLLFQLPYGVIGVSLLTALMPRMSRAAADRDYRRLIGDLSYGSRLTTLLLLPVSAVMAVAGTSIGIALFALGRGSVADAERLGEALAVSAFGLLPYALVMLQMRVFYAMKDSRTPTLIMVVMTAVKIPLLYLASSQLSPVNVVLGVMMVNSLVFVVGAVMGQVWLWVKLGNLRSKRVLGVILFTVVASGLGVLAAALVGMLVPDALGPIGQAWVKLFLQGAVGIGVSFGVLLALKVDELAPVKRRITQLLGRA; encoded by the coding sequence GTGTTCATTCCCCGCCGGGTGCCTCCCGGCGCGCGCTGGCCTGCCGCCGACCCGGACGTGTTGCGACCGTACGACGAGCTCGCCACGCGCATGATGCCGCGCATCGCCGCCGAACCCATCGGCGAGCGACTGCCGGAAGTGCAGCTGGAGCGGCCGAAAGCGGGCGCCGAGCAGGCACCGTCGCTGGCCAGGTCCAGCGGTCGGATGGCGATCGCCACGCTGACCAGCCGAATCACCGGCTTCGCGTGGAAGGTCATGCTCGCGTGGGTGGCGACGCTCGGCGTGTTGTACGACTCGTTCACCGTCGCCAACACGCTTCCGCTCATCATCAACGAGCTGCTGCTCGGTGGCGTGCTGACCAGTGTGGTCGTGCCGTTGCTGGTGCGCTCGCAGGACGACGACGACGGCGGTGAGGCCTACACCCAGCGGTTGCTGACGATGGCGATCACGGTGCTCGGCATCGGCGCGATCGTGTCCACCGCCGCGGCGCCGTGGCTGACCGCGCTGCTCATGAACGACACGGGCGACGCGAACCCGCAGCTGGCGACGTGGTTCGCCTACCTGCTGCTGCCCGGCCTGCTGTTCTACGGGCTGTTCGCGGTGCTGTCGGCCATCCTCAACGCCAAGCAGATCTTCGGCCCCGCGCAGTGGGCACCGGTGGTGAACAACCTGGTCATCTTCGCCACGATCGGGGCGTTCGCGCTGGTGCCGGGCGACCCGACCATCGTGCCGACCCAGATGAGCGACCCGCAGGTGCTGGTGCTCGGAATCGGTGTGCTCACCGCGATGGTGGCCCAGGCGCTGTTCCTGCTACCGCCACTGCGCAGGTCGGGTTTCCGTTTCCAGTGGCGCTGGGGCATCGACGACCGGCTCAAGGAGTTCGGCGGCCTCGCGCTGTGGATCCTCGGCTACGTCGCCGTCAGCCAGGTCGGCATGGTCATCAACACGCGCGTGCTCACCGCGGGAGCCGCGGGAGGACCGTCGATCTACTCCAACGCCTGGCTGCTGTTCCAGTTGCCCTACGGCGTGATCGGCGTCTCGCTGCTCACCGCGCTGATGCCCAGGATGAGCAGGGCGGCCGCCGACCGCGACTACCGGCGACTCATCGGCGACCTGTCGTACGGCTCCCGCCTCACCACACTGCTGCTGCTGCCGGTTTCGGCGGTCATGGCGGTCGCGGGCACCTCCATCGGCATCGCGCTGTTCGCGCTCGGCAGGGGATCGGTGGCCGACGCCGAGCGGCTGGGTGAGGCACTCGCCGTCTCGGCGTTCGGGCTGCTTCCGTACGCGCTGGTGATGCTGCAGATGCGGGTGTTCTACGCGATGAAGGACTCCCGCACCCCGACCCTGATCATGGTCGTGATGACGGCGGTCAAGATCCCGCTGCTGTACCTGGCCTCCTCGCAGCTGAGCCCTGTGAACGTCGTGCTCGGTGTGATGATGGTGAACTCGCTGGTGTTCGTGGTGGGCGCCGTCATGGGCCAGGTGTGGCTGTGGGTCAAGCTGGGCAACCTGCGCAGCAAGCGGGTGCTGGGCGTGATCCTGTTCACCGTGGTCGCGAGTGGTCTCGGAGTGCTGGCGGCCGCGCTGGTGGGGATGCTCGTCCCGGACGCGCTCGGCCCGATCGGACAGGCTTGGGTCAAGCTGTTCCTGCAGGGAGCAGTGGGCATCGGGGTGTCGTTCGGCGTGCTGCTCGCCCTCAAGGTGGACGAGCTCGCTCCGGTCAAACGAAGGATCACCCAGTTGCTCGGGCGCGCTTAA
- a CDS encoding DUF6049 family protein, with protein MKKLGAFALALVFLIGNAALGASGQAAAQPAVRSPEWLRLDIERMTPRLATPDEDTLRVTGSVTNVGDRRISDIVARLQIGQRQGTERQLRSTLTGSPATDAGASEWSEVATTLEPGQSAELSIEVPLAELGLSAPGVYPLLVNVNGTPAYGGAARLAAVNLLLPVIDPPAETPPVAVSVLWPITSAPKLVADPHDGPVVLADDRLAEELAPGGRLDALVTAASAYRDNPDVFGSLCFAVDPDLLETVAAMAEGYQVQSPTGPVQGSGREQAARWLQALRELVSGHCVVQIPYADADLGALSKVSTRTDLVADAVNNSAAILNLLRVQPRAGVLWPNGSLGDAALRSAAGAGTTTVLTDPAQLGANASDSTAMTTTAGVNALGYDSLVASAFAGTARADSVANQPNVATQNGLATLAFRAGLGDETAEAPVLVAPPHGWDASEPELHSLLGSLARLHEERMLTPAPLDDLLATPAGGNAVLDGADGADLAGSPVSDEVVAGLSDIEATAADLQRAMSVDPTRQVQPISLIQPLHNAVLRATSTAWDSPFERTAAATAARTQLESLGNQVTVTTPSQPVSLASGSSPLPVTLSNALPVAVTVRINLDNSAGLRTDRVQDTPLAANSRVGRLIPAEALRSGRFSVDVSLTTPGGTELGTPARLELTSNEFGVVTVVLTATAAGALFLLGGRRIYRRVRQRGQEGQAGSRPK; from the coding sequence GTGAAGAAGCTCGGCGCGTTCGCGCTGGCACTGGTGTTCCTGATCGGTAACGCGGCGCTCGGTGCTTCCGGGCAGGCCGCGGCGCAGCCCGCGGTGCGGTCGCCGGAATGGCTGCGGCTGGACATCGAGCGGATGACACCGAGACTGGCCACGCCGGATGAGGACACGCTGCGCGTCACGGGCAGCGTCACCAACGTCGGCGACCGCCGGATCAGCGACATCGTCGCGCGGCTGCAGATCGGGCAACGGCAGGGCACCGAAAGACAGCTGCGTTCCACGCTCACCGGCTCCCCCGCCACTGACGCGGGCGCCTCCGAGTGGTCGGAGGTGGCCACCACCCTCGAGCCCGGGCAAAGTGCCGAGCTGTCCATCGAGGTGCCACTGGCCGAACTCGGTTTGTCCGCGCCTGGCGTCTACCCGCTGCTGGTCAACGTCAACGGAACCCCTGCCTACGGCGGCGCCGCCCGACTGGCCGCGGTCAACCTGTTGCTGCCCGTCATCGACCCGCCCGCCGAGACCCCGCCGGTCGCGGTCTCGGTGTTGTGGCCCATCACCTCCGCGCCGAAACTGGTCGCCGACCCCCACGACGGACCGGTGGTGCTCGCCGACGACCGACTCGCCGAGGAACTCGCTCCTGGGGGCAGGCTCGACGCACTTGTCACGGCGGCCTCGGCATACCGCGACAACCCGGACGTGTTCGGGTCGCTGTGCTTCGCGGTCGATCCGGATCTGCTGGAGACGGTGGCCGCCATGGCGGAGGGCTACCAGGTGCAAAGCCCAACCGGGCCGGTGCAGGGCAGCGGCCGCGAGCAGGCGGCCCGCTGGCTGCAGGCGCTACGGGAGCTGGTCTCGGGTCACTGTGTGGTGCAAATCCCTTACGCCGACGCCGACCTCGGCGCGCTGTCGAAGGTATCGACACGGACGGACCTCGTCGCCGACGCGGTGAACAACAGCGCGGCGATACTGAACCTGCTGCGCGTGCAACCGAGGGCCGGAGTGCTGTGGCCGAACGGTTCGCTCGGTGACGCCGCGCTGCGGTCGGCGGCGGGCGCGGGCACTACGACGGTGCTGACCGACCCGGCACAGCTCGGCGCGAACGCCTCCGACAGCACTGCGATGACGACGACAGCGGGTGTGAACGCGCTCGGCTACGACAGCCTGGTCGCCTCGGCCTTCGCAGGCACGGCCAGAGCCGACTCCGTAGCCAACCAGCCCAACGTCGCCACCCAGAACGGGCTGGCGACACTGGCCTTTCGGGCAGGTCTCGGCGACGAGACGGCGGAGGCGCCGGTGCTCGTCGCGCCACCGCACGGCTGGGACGCCTCGGAGCCGGAACTGCACTCGCTGCTTGGCTCGCTGGCACGACTGCACGAGGAACGGATGCTGACCCCGGCTCCGCTGGACGACCTGCTGGCCACGCCCGCAGGCGGCAACGCCGTACTGGACGGCGCCGACGGTGCCGACCTGGCGGGTTCGCCGGTGTCTGACGAGGTCGTCGCGGGACTGTCCGACATCGAGGCCACCGCCGCCGACCTGCAGCGCGCCATGTCGGTGGACCCGACGAGGCAGGTGCAGCCGATCAGCCTGATCCAACCACTGCACAACGCAGTGCTGAGGGCCACGTCGACGGCGTGGGACAGCCCCTTCGAACGCACCGCCGCGGCGACCGCGGCACGCACGCAACTGGAAAGCCTGGGCAACCAGGTGACCGTGACGACCCCGTCCCAGCCGGTTTCCCTCGCGTCCGGGTCGAGTCCACTTCCGGTGACCCTGAGCAACGCGCTGCCGGTCGCGGTCACGGTGCGTATCAACCTCGACAACAGCGCCGGACTGCGGACCGATCGGGTGCAGGACACGCCGCTGGCGGCCAACAGCAGGGTCGGCAGGCTCATTCCCGCGGAGGCGCTTCGGTCCGGCCGGTTCAGCGTGGACGTGTCGCTCACCACGCCCGGCGGCACGGAACTGGGAACCCCGGCGAGGCTGGAACTGACCTCCAACGAGTTCGGTGTCGTCACGGTCGTACTGACCGCGACGGCGGCGGGCGCGCTGTTCCTGCTCGGGGGCCGCCGTATCTACCGCAGGGTGCGGCAACGCGGGCAGGAAGGGCAGGCCGGTTCCCGCCCCAAGTAG
- a CDS encoding N-acetylmuramoyl-L-alanine amidase: protein MRVLRRGDTGPEVAEIRSILSALELLPPGDETNGQGVFDQAVEHAVRAFQQRRGLITDGVVGPATYRSLRGSSYHLGSRPLAYLVSSPVHGDDVFALQERLTELGYDAGRPDGGFGPQTERALRNFQRDYGLVVDGICGPATVRALRQLSPRARGGRPVFLREQEQVRRAGPRLRGKRIVIDPGHGGPDLGVTVQGLREADIAWDLARRLEGRMKATGMEALISRGPQHSPSELERAQFANEAGADLFLSLHSDGNRSPYAQGVASFHFGTGNGTTSTVGELLAGYIQRELAARTGLLDCRTHPKTWEIFTRTRCPAVRVEIGYLTNAEDRRRLSDPAFRDVVAEGILVAVKRLYLLGENDQPTGTFTFADVLAHELLKAE from the coding sequence ATGCGGGTACTCCGCCGCGGCGACACCGGACCGGAGGTCGCCGAGATCAGGTCGATCCTCTCCGCACTGGAGCTGCTCCCTCCCGGTGACGAAACCAACGGCCAGGGCGTGTTCGACCAGGCGGTCGAACACGCGGTCCGCGCGTTCCAGCAGCGTCGCGGTCTGATCACCGACGGTGTCGTCGGCCCTGCCACCTACCGCTCACTACGCGGTTCGAGCTATCACCTCGGCAGCAGACCGCTGGCCTACCTGGTTTCGTCGCCCGTGCACGGCGACGACGTGTTCGCGCTGCAGGAGCGGCTCACCGAACTCGGCTACGACGCGGGCAGGCCGGACGGTGGCTTCGGTCCGCAAACGGAACGGGCGTTGCGCAATTTCCAGCGCGACTACGGCCTCGTCGTCGACGGCATCTGCGGTCCGGCGACCGTGCGGGCGTTGCGGCAACTGTCGCCGCGTGCGCGTGGTGGCCGGCCGGTGTTCCTGCGCGAGCAGGAACAGGTGCGCCGCGCCGGTCCCCGGCTGCGGGGCAAGCGGATCGTGATCGATCCGGGACATGGGGGACCCGACCTCGGTGTCACCGTGCAGGGCCTGCGGGAGGCCGACATCGCGTGGGATCTCGCGCGCAGGCTCGAGGGCAGGATGAAGGCCACCGGTATGGAGGCGTTGATCTCCCGAGGCCCGCAGCACAGCCCGTCGGAACTGGAACGCGCGCAGTTCGCCAACGAGGCGGGCGCGGATCTGTTCCTCTCGCTGCACAGCGACGGGAACCGTTCGCCCTACGCACAGGGTGTGGCGAGCTTCCACTTCGGGACCGGCAACGGCACCACCTCGACGGTCGGCGAGCTCTTGGCGGGCTACATCCAGCGTGAGCTGGCCGCGAGGACGGGCCTGCTCGACTGCCGCACCCACCCCAAGACCTGGGAGATCTTCACCCGCACCCGGTGTCCCGCCGTCAGGGTGGAGATCGGGTATCTGACCAACGCCGAGGACCGCAGGCGGCTTTCGGACCCGGCCTTTCGGGACGTGGTGGCCGAAGGCATTCTCGTGGCGGTCAAGCGCCTCTACCTGCTCGGGGAAAACGATCAGCCCACAGGCACGTTCACCTTCGCCGACGTGCTGGCTCACGAGCTGCTGAAGGCCGAGTAA
- a CDS encoding NUDIX hydrolase, which translates to MPGSAGRSGGAKPGRRSRRRRGKRLTTVNETSAGGLVVDSQRRNAVLIGRLDRQGKLLWSLPKGHIEDGETTEQTAMREVKEETGISAHVLRPLGTIDYWFVAERRRVHKTVHHFLLEANGGELSDEDVEVTEVAWVPLAELDGRLAYADERKLVRKARELFEGALE; encoded by the coding sequence ATGCCTGGATCGGCCGGTCGCTCCGGTGGCGCCAAACCGGGACGCCGGTCCCGGCGCCGCCGTGGCAAGCGGCTGACCACGGTGAACGAGACCTCGGCGGGCGGGCTCGTCGTCGACTCACAACGCCGCAATGCCGTGCTCATCGGCAGGCTCGACCGGCAGGGCAAACTGCTGTGGTCGTTGCCGAAGGGCCACATCGAGGACGGGGAAACCACCGAGCAGACCGCGATGCGCGAGGTGAAGGAGGAGACCGGGATTTCCGCGCACGTGCTGCGGCCACTCGGCACGATCGACTACTGGTTCGTCGCCGAGCGCCGCCGAGTGCACAAAACGGTCCACCATTTTCTTCTCGAGGCCAACGGTGGGGAACTCTCCGACGAGGACGTAGAAGTGACCGAGGTGGCTTGGGTGCCGCTTGCCGAACTCGACGGCAGGCTCGCCTACGCCGACGAGCGCAAGTTGGTGCGCAAGGCTCGCGAGTTGTTCGAAGGGGCCCTGGAGTGA
- a CDS encoding CCA tRNA nucleotidyltransferase, which yields MGSGIGVNEAERTSDQGRLTRAKRNAVAELLRISPIADELAARFAERGHRLYLVGGSVRDALLGRLSPDLDFTTDARPQQVQQVVAGWAEAVWDTGIEFGTVGAARHGTTLEITTFRAESYDRVGRHPEVAFGDTIEGDLVRRDFTVNAMAIELSTKTFVDPHNGLEALAQRTLDTPATPEESFADDPLRMLRAARFVAQLGFEPAPRVIAAMRDMSSEIARITAERVQAELSKLLLGVAPRRGIELMVDTGLAEHVLPEVPGMRLAIDEHHQHKDVYQHSLTVLDQAIELETAHEPKLEPDLVLRLAALLHDIGKPATRRFEPGGGVSFHHHEVVGAKLARKRLRALRYPKDVVSDVSQLVFLHLRFHGYGKGEWTDSAVRRYVTDAGPLLPRLHKLVRADCTTRNKRKAFALQRAYDDLEERIARIEQEEDLARVRPDLDGNEIMRILGIEPGPLVGKAWSHLKEVRLDRGPLEHDEAVAELRRWAAEQGIEPPR from the coding sequence GTGGGGAGTGGAATCGGTGTGAACGAGGCCGAGCGGACCTCTGACCAGGGACGGTTGACGCGGGCGAAGCGCAACGCGGTGGCCGAGTTGCTGCGCATCTCGCCGATCGCCGACGAACTCGCCGCCAGGTTCGCCGAGCGCGGGCACCGGCTCTACCTCGTGGGCGGCAGCGTTCGTGACGCCCTGCTCGGCAGGCTCTCCCCTGACCTCGACTTCACCACCGACGCGCGACCGCAACAGGTGCAGCAGGTGGTCGCGGGCTGGGCCGAGGCGGTATGGGACACCGGAATCGAGTTCGGCACGGTGGGAGCCGCCAGGCACGGCACCACGCTGGAGATCACCACGTTCCGGGCGGAGTCCTACGACCGCGTCGGCCGCCACCCCGAGGTCGCGTTCGGCGACACCATCGAGGGCGACCTCGTGCGCAGGGACTTCACCGTGAACGCGATGGCCATCGAACTGTCGACCAAGACGTTTGTCGACCCGCACAACGGTCTGGAGGCGCTGGCGCAGCGCACGCTGGACACCCCAGCCACGCCGGAGGAGTCCTTCGCCGACGACCCGTTGCGGATGCTGCGCGCGGCCAGGTTCGTGGCGCAACTTGGGTTCGAACCCGCGCCAAGGGTGATCGCCGCGATGAGGGACATGTCGTCCGAGATCGCACGGATCACGGCGGAGCGGGTGCAGGCGGAGTTGTCGAAGCTGCTGCTCGGCGTCGCGCCGAGGCGCGGTATCGAACTGATGGTTGACACCGGACTGGCCGAGCACGTGCTGCCGGAGGTGCCGGGGATGCGGCTGGCGATCGACGAGCACCACCAGCACAAGGACGTCTACCAGCATTCGCTGACCGTGCTCGACCAGGCCATCGAACTGGAGACCGCGCACGAGCCGAAGCTGGAGCCGGACCTGGTGCTGCGGCTGGCCGCACTGCTGCACGACATCGGCAAGCCGGCGACGAGGCGGTTCGAGCCGGGCGGCGGAGTGAGCTTCCACCACCACGAGGTGGTTGGCGCCAAGCTCGCCCGCAAGCGTTTGCGCGCGCTGCGTTACCCGAAGGACGTCGTCAGCGACGTGTCGCAGCTGGTGTTCCTGCACCTGCGGTTCCACGGCTACGGCAAGGGTGAGTGGACCGACTCCGCGGTGCGCAGGTACGTCACCGACGCCGGTCCGCTGTTGCCGAGGCTGCACAAGCTCGTGCGTGCCGACTGCACCACCCGCAACAAGCGCAAGGCCTTCGCCCTGCAACGCGCCTACGACGATCTGGAAGAGCGCATCGCCCGCATCGAGCAGGAGGAGGACCTCGCGCGGGTTCGGCCCGACCTCGATGGCAACGAGATCATGCGGATACTCGGCATCGAGCCGGGCCCGCTGGTCGGCAAGGCGTGGTCGCACCTCAAGGAGGTGCGACTGGACCGGGGACCGCTCGAGCACGACGAGGCGGTGGCGGAGCTGCGCAGGTGGGCTGCCGAGCAGGGCATCGAACCGCCACGGTGA
- the trxA gene encoding thioredoxin, giving the protein MTDTVKVTDSSFADDVLGSDKPVLVDFWATWCGPCKMVAPVLEEIATEHGDKLRVAKLDVDENPNTARDYQVMSIPTLILFKGGRPVKQIVGAKPKAALLSDLSDVL; this is encoded by the coding sequence ATGACCGACACCGTGAAGGTGACCGACTCCAGCTTCGCCGACGACGTGCTCGGCAGCGACAAGCCAGTGCTCGTCGACTTCTGGGCCACCTGGTGCGGGCCGTGCAAGATGGTGGCGCCTGTGCTGGAGGAGATCGCGACGGAACACGGTGACAAGCTGCGGGTCGCCAAGCTGGACGTCGACGAGAACCCGAACACGGCGAGGGACTACCAGGTCATGTCGATCCCGACGCTGATCCTGTTCAAGGGCGGCAGGCCGGTGAAGCAGATCGTCGGAGCGAAGCCGAAGGCAGCACTACTGTCCGACCTTTCGGATGTGCTCTGA